The genomic stretch GGGAGAAGCTGCCCCGGACGCAGGAGGCGATTTCTGCGTCGGGGCATGCCATCGAGGTCCGCCTCTGCGCGGAGGACCCCGCGAAGGGCTACGCGCCCCAGGCCGGGCGGCTGTTGGCGTGGAGGCTGCCGGTGCGCGAGGGCGTGCGCATCGACCACGGCGTGCGGGAGGGGCAGGCGATTCCGCCCTTCTATGACTCCATGCAGGCGAAGGTGATTGCGCACGGCCCGGACCGGGAGACGGCGCGCCGGCGGCTGGTGGAGGCGCTGCGCGAGCTGACGGTGTTTGGCGTCACCACCAACAAGAACCTGTTGTTGTACGTGCTGGAGCACGCGGCGTTCCGTTCAGGGGAGTACGACACGGCGTTCATCGCGAAGCACGCGGCGGCGTCGGAGGTGAAAGGGCTGTACCAGGCAAACGCGAAGGCGCGGGCGCTGGCGGCGGCGCTGCTCTTCCACGACGAAGGCCTGAAACTGGCGGACACGGCGGGACTGGATGTGTCCCTGCTGAACTGGAACACGTCCCACCGCCACCCCGTGCGGATGAAGCTCGCGAGCCGTGGCGCGGAAGAGTCTGTCACCGTCCAGCCCGTGTCCGCGGAAGGGTACGAGGTGGGCGTGGGGGATGCGTCGTTTGAAGTGTCCGTGTTGGGGTTGTCCGCGGGCGTGCTCGAATTCGCCAGCGCCGGGACGCGGGGCCGCGCGCGCTACCTGAGGGACGGGGACACGCTGTGGCTGGACCTGGGCTCGGGGGCACACGCCGTGACGGACGTAACGTTCCGTCCGCCGTCGAAGTCGGACGGAGTGGGCAGCGGACGGCTGGCGGCGCCCATGGATGGGCGCATCCTGCGCGTGGACACGCAGGTGGGCGCGGCGGTGAAGCCCGGGGACGTCCTGGTGGTGCTGGAGGCCATGAAGATGGAGTTCCAGGTGGTGGCGGACGTCACGGGCACTGTCGCGGAGCTCAACGTGTCCGTGGGCAGCCAGGTGAAGGCGAAGCAGCTGCTGGTGTCGCTGGCGGCGGAGAAGGCTTCCTGAGCGATTGGGCCTGGCTCGAGCGGCGGAGCGTCAGGCCTCCGCCGCTTCAGGCACAGTGCCCTTCGGCCCTCGCTTGAGCGCCAACAGGGCCACGACACACAGCGCGGCGCCGGAGGCGCACACCCCGCTCCATCCCCAGTGCGTCCAGGCGAAGGTCCCCAGCCATGAGCCCGCGGCGCCGCCCGCGAAGTACGTCACCATGTAGA from Myxococcus xanthus encodes the following:
- a CDS encoding acetyl-CoA carboxylase biotin carboxylase subunit, whose amino-acid sequence is MERFKKVLIANRGEIAVRVIRTCQRLGYRTVAVFSEADRGAPHVLAADEAVAIGPSPAKESYLVIGKILEAAKVSGAEAIHPGYGFLSENADFARACHDAGLVFIGPEAEAITLMGNKRQAKLRMIAAGVPCIPGYEASDLDDEELAVEGERIGFPLMVKAAAGGGGRGMRLVHEASQLRAALRAARSEATNAFGSGELILEKAVIDARHVEVQVFADTHGNVVHLGERDCSVQRRHQKIVEESPSPAVSPALRARMGEVAVAAARAIGYRGAGTIEFLLAPSGDFYFMEMNTRLQVEHPVTELITGLDLVEWQLRVAAGEKLPRTQEAISASGHAIEVRLCAEDPAKGYAPQAGRLLAWRLPVREGVRIDHGVREGQAIPPFYDSMQAKVIAHGPDRETARRRLVEALRELTVFGVTTNKNLLLYVLEHAAFRSGEYDTAFIAKHAAASEVKGLYQANAKARALAAALLFHDEGLKLADTAGLDVSLLNWNTSHRHPVRMKLASRGAEESVTVQPVSAEGYEVGVGDASFEVSVLGLSAGVLEFASAGTRGRARYLRDGDTLWLDLGSGAHAVTDVTFRPPSKSDGVGSGRLAAPMDGRILRVDTQVGAAVKPGDVLVVLEAMKMEFQVVADVTGTVAELNVSVGSQVKAKQLLVSLAAEKAS